In Oscillatoria acuminata PCC 6304, a single window of DNA contains:
- a CDS encoding SMI1/KNR4 family protein, producing the protein MNRSKKSVAIGKVVIMIILIEALERILSWLQKNAPSSASSLQHGLTFSEIENRVEVLPFFLPTEFYKLYQWHNGVFSGEKDFTFFCPAYSFNSLEESLIQYENLLEEAQKIAEELWMNPAEIWNKNWFPIFSYDRDYLFIVGEEEKRYQSPVMSYFRGNPGPNLWYPSITKMMLAIAECYETGVYYINDNNEVTINYVEEELVRQKYLYE; encoded by the coding sequence GTGAACCGTAGTAAAAAAAGTGTTGCAATTGGAAAGGTTGTTATTATGATAATTTTAATTGAAGCTTTAGAACGAATCTTGAGTTGGTTGCAAAAAAATGCTCCTTCATCAGCTTCATCTTTACAGCATGGGTTAACTTTTTCAGAAATAGAAAATAGGGTTGAAGTCTTACCCTTTTTTTTGCCAACGGAATTTTACAAACTTTATCAATGGCATAATGGAGTTTTTTCTGGCGAAAAAGACTTTACTTTTTTTTGCCCTGCTTATTCTTTTAATTCTTTGGAAGAATCTTTAATACAATATGAAAATCTCTTGGAAGAAGCACAAAAAATAGCGGAAGAACTTTGGATGAATCCTGCTGAAATATGGAATAAAAATTGGTTTCCTATTTTTTCATACGATAGGGATTACTTATTTATAGTAGGAGAAGAAGAAAAAAGATATCAATCTCCTGTAATGAGCTATTTTAGGGGGAATCCAGGACCTAACTTATGGTATCCTAGCATTACAAAAATGATGTTAGCAATTGCTGAATGTTATGAAACAGGAGTTTATTATATAAATGACAACAATGAAGTGACAATTAACTACGTTGAAGAAGAACTTGTTAGACAAAAATATTTGTACGAATGA
- a CDS encoding SMI1/KNR4 family protein, whose protein sequence is MENLIEALERIMNWLKKHQPEYADSFLPGLTSSEIQAVEAEFGYKLPEEIYALYQWRNGTEKSAKAVCFPPALEIMTFSAAIEYSQQWNEYILEIKNELEGSKWYETSPLFIFLQSNCDFLGLPILDLGREKLPVVVLEEGEMPYIFYTSLADMILTLAECYETNAYYLGKDGYIYEDQCKTAVALRKYNNELNEKALSDFQATLLQPGYFSNQDVLARSNFLSRVGEITGEISRFKDPKGVELLLQGLKNWSKSKGLIRDQVYSTIIAALSLMCDKKVLQYITRSLEDASPSVRKEAEASLLRFREMRRNM, encoded by the coding sequence GTGGAAAATTTAATTGAAGCTTTAGAAAGAATAATGAATTGGCTAAAGAAACATCAGCCAGAGTATGCTGATTCCTTTTTGCCTGGACTTACATCTAGCGAAATTCAGGCAGTGGAAGCAGAATTTGGATATAAGCTACCTGAAGAAATTTATGCCCTTTACCAGTGGCGAAATGGAACTGAAAAATCTGCTAAGGCAGTATGCTTTCCTCCTGCATTGGAAATTATGACTTTTTCTGCGGCTATAGAGTATAGTCAACAATGGAATGAATATATTCTAGAAATTAAAAATGAACTAGAGGGAAGTAAATGGTATGAAACTAGCCCTTTATTTATATTTCTTCAATCTAATTGTGATTTCTTGGGTCTTCCTATTCTTGACCTGGGCAGAGAAAAATTACCAGTAGTCGTCCTTGAAGAAGGAGAAATGCCCTATATTTTTTACACAAGTCTTGCTGACATGATATTGACTTTAGCAGAGTGCTATGAAACCAATGCCTATTACTTGGGTAAAGATGGATATATTTACGAAGACCAATGCAAAACGGCTGTGGCTTTACGCAAATACAATAATGAGCTTAATGAAAAGGCTCTATCAGACTTTCAAGCTACTCTTTTACAGCCAGGATATTTTTCAAATCAAGATGTTTTAGCCCGCAGTAATTTTCTCAGTAGAGTAGGTGAAATAACAGGTGAAATAAGTAGATTTAAAGATCCAAAAGGTGTTGAATTGTTACTACAAGGGTTAAAAAACTGGAGTAAGTCTAAAGGTTTAATTAGGGATCAAGTTTACTCTACAATAATAGCAGCTCTAAGTTTAATGTGTGACAAAAAAGTGCTGCAATATATTACACGTTCTTTGGAAGACGCTTCTCCGTCTGTCAGGAAAGAGGCTGAAGCATCTCTGTTAAGATTTAGAGAAATGCGTAGAAATATGTAA
- the rsgA gene encoding ribosome small subunit-dependent GTPase A: MNLEQLGWTPFFNESFAPYREQGYLPGRVAIAHKHLYVIYSEAGELLADITGKMRYHATSENDFPAVGDWVAMGLRDGENKAIIQAILPRKTKFSRKGTGVKTREQIVATNIDTVLLMSGMDRDFNLRRIERYLILAWESGAKPAIVLNKADLCDRLEDDIAEVEAVAMGVPIIPLSAIAGVGLDALTPYLQPGNTVALLGSSGVGKSTLTNQLLGTATQKVQEVRQTDSRGRHTTTQRELMILPSGALLIDTPGMREIQTWNNQEGLPETFADIESLAQHCRFRDCQHDSEPGCAIQEAIAEGTLDFERFFSYQKLQNELAYLARKQDQTAQLAEKKRWKKIHQQIRKLSKG; the protein is encoded by the coding sequence ATGAACCTAGAACAACTGGGTTGGACTCCATTTTTTAACGAATCATTTGCACCCTATCGGGAACAAGGCTATCTCCCGGGACGGGTGGCGATCGCCCATAAACATCTCTACGTCATTTACTCCGAAGCTGGAGAACTCTTAGCCGACATTACCGGAAAAATGCGCTATCACGCCACCAGTGAAAACGATTTTCCGGCAGTGGGCGATTGGGTCGCGATGGGATTGCGCGACGGGGAAAACAAAGCGATAATTCAGGCTATTTTGCCCCGAAAAACTAAGTTTTCCCGGAAAGGGACGGGAGTCAAAACCCGTGAACAAATTGTTGCCACTAATATCGATACGGTCCTATTAATGTCAGGAATGGACCGGGATTTTAACCTGCGGCGCATCGAACGGTATCTGATTTTAGCCTGGGAAAGCGGTGCAAAACCAGCGATTGTGTTGAATAAGGCGGATTTGTGCGATCGCCTGGAAGACGACATCGCCGAGGTAGAAGCAGTAGCGATGGGAGTGCCGATTATTCCCCTGAGTGCGATCGCCGGAGTCGGGTTAGATGCCTTAACTCCCTACCTGCAACCGGGAAACACCGTTGCCTTACTCGGTTCCTCCGGGGTCGGCAAATCCACCCTCACCAATCAATTACTCGGGACTGCCACTCAAAAAGTGCAGGAAGTGCGCCAAACCGATAGTCGGGGACGGCATACCACCACCCAGCGAGAATTGATGATTTTACCCTCCGGTGCCCTGCTGATTGATACCCCAGGAATGCGGGAAATTCAAACTTGGAACAATCAAGAGGGATTACCGGAAACCTTTGCGGATATCGAAAGTTTGGCGCAACACTGCCGATTTCGGGATTGTCAACATGACTCCGAACCCGGTTGTGCCATCCAGGAGGCGATCGCAGAGGGAACCTTGGATTTTGAACGATTTTTCAGTTATCAAAAGCTGCAAAACGAGTTAGCATATTTGGCCCGAAAACAGGACCAAACTGCTCAATTAGCAGAGAAGAAGCGCTGGAAAAAGATTCACCAACAAATCCGGAAGCTGAGTAAAGGATAA
- a CDS encoding CIA30 family protein yields MTEQKRRKWDAGRFWKTLSYFGVVPFLGNISWIRNLLTGGKSTISTPEKPGVILVAGATGGVGKRVVQKLQQRGYSVRGLVRDLKRGREMLGTGVDLVDADITLADSLSDRLLQDVTAVISCIGTRVQPVEGDTPTREKYYQGIKFYTPEVLDIPEQVEYRGIQNLVDATRRQLATLGAPHEKIIFDFSKPTDNLKEIWGALDDIVMGGVSESNVRLVNRTALFSGNVSTSNSGGFVSIRTRNFEPPLDLSAYEGIDIRVKGDGNRYKFILRTDPKWDSISYCYSFDTVANIEFTVRIPFSELIPVFRAKTLKDCPPLDASQIRSVQIMLSKFEYDGDLNPKFTPGLFQLQIHSLKAYGGPSLPRFIQVSSAGVTRPGRPGLDLESEPPAVRMNEQLGGILTWKLRGEEAIRASGLPYTIIRPCALTEEPGGDGLIFEQGDNIKGQVSREDIAELCVQALELSEACNMTFEVKADSAGSPAGDWRGLFGRLERDRQAVS; encoded by the coding sequence ATGACTGAACAAAAACGCCGTAAATGGGATGCAGGCAGGTTCTGGAAAACCCTCTCCTATTTTGGAGTGGTCCCGTTTTTGGGGAATATTTCCTGGATCCGAAATCTGCTCACTGGCGGGAAAAGTACCATCAGCACCCCGGAAAAACCGGGAGTCATTCTCGTTGCCGGTGCCACGGGAGGCGTGGGGAAGCGGGTTGTGCAGAAACTCCAACAGCGGGGTTACTCTGTTAGAGGATTAGTCCGAGATCTCAAGCGGGGACGGGAAATGCTGGGGACTGGAGTGGACTTGGTGGATGCGGATATCACCCTTGCCGACAGTTTGAGCGATCGCCTGCTGCAAGATGTCACCGCCGTAATTTCCTGCATCGGGACCCGAGTACAACCCGTGGAAGGGGATACCCCAACCCGCGAAAAATATTATCAAGGCATCAAATTTTATACCCCAGAAGTCTTGGATATACCCGAACAAGTCGAATATCGCGGCATTCAAAATTTAGTCGATGCCACCCGTCGTCAACTGGCGACCCTGGGTGCACCCCATGAAAAAATTATCTTTGATTTCAGCAAACCCACGGACAACCTCAAAGAAATTTGGGGTGCCCTCGATGATATTGTCATGGGTGGAGTCAGCGAAAGTAATGTCCGCCTGGTTAACCGCACTGCTTTATTTTCCGGGAATGTTTCCACTTCAAATTCCGGTGGATTTGTCTCCATTCGCACCCGCAATTTTGAACCCCCGTTAGATTTATCTGCCTATGAAGGGATTGATATCCGAGTCAAAGGCGATGGCAATCGGTATAAATTTATTCTGCGTACAGACCCGAAATGGGATAGCATTTCCTACTGCTATTCCTTTGATACCGTTGCTAATATCGAATTTACCGTTCGGATTCCGTTTTCAGAATTAATTCCGGTTTTTCGCGCTAAAACTTTGAAAGATTGCCCGCCTTTAGATGCTAGTCAAATTCGCTCGGTGCAAATTATGCTGAGTAAATTTGAGTATGATGGCGACTTGAATCCCAAATTTACCCCTGGACTGTTTCAATTGCAAATTCACTCTTTGAAAGCCTATGGCGGTCCATCTTTACCCCGGTTTATTCAGGTGAGTTCGGCAGGGGTGACTCGTCCGGGACGTCCAGGGTTGGATTTAGAGTCAGAACCGCCAGCGGTGAGAATGAATGAGCAACTGGGGGGAATTTTAACTTGGAAATTGCGGGGTGAGGAGGCGATTCGCGCTAGTGGATTACCTTATACGATTATCCGCCCTTGTGCGCTCACGGAAGAACCGGGAGGGGATGGATTAATCTTTGAGCAAGGGGATAATATCAAGGGTCAAGTGAGTCGAGAGGATATCGCCGAGTTGTGCGTGCAGGCGTTAGAACTGTCGGAAGCCTGTAACATGACCTTTGAGGTGAAAGCTGACTCAGCCGGAAGTCCAGCAGGGGACTGGCGTGGGTTATTTGGCAGGTTGGAGCGCGATCGGCAAGCGGTTAGCTAA
- a CDS encoding DUF481 domain-containing protein, with protein MNGLIVLVATGIFLELLTGNLPARAQAKPNSFYPDRETGIINEPIFVKSGEKMTLVQLHQNIDKIAQSNLQVLEEVLEVVNTLEEPEAKARLLTEIAMKFAGIAQEERAQTLLTDALIAANDIEEDSVRVRAKTAIASAYFQLGQAETAADLLSDALATANNLDDSGVKSSLLAEIALTYDTLGFGDRSLAILSESRDIARDRRSAESAALFPFEPTGWEGQVGLGASFFSGDKITSETTFNFALERQWPTDEVNFRISFTNDYDDSRVPPEDDNQIKGQIDAEYRHHATERYQYFISSLVRRDEPDGIDVRTNLYTGPGINIWRAGPDRSFDMQLGLGIRYEDSNRRRDDLDFPVAQYRMRYKDVYFDFLTLRQFFTFELPFDDLEDYYIESSTTLRIPIIQGWSFNNNLILRYASNPSLDDPNLRVDFVTGIEYQF; from the coding sequence TTGAACGGTTTAATTGTATTAGTAGCAACGGGTATTTTTCTAGAGCTTCTAACTGGAAATTTACCGGCACGGGCGCAAGCCAAGCCCAACTCCTTTTATCCTGACCGAGAAACTGGGATAATAAATGAGCCAATTTTTGTCAAATCTGGGGAGAAAATGACTCTTGTCCAACTACATCAAAATATAGACAAAATTGCTCAATCAAATTTACAAGTTTTAGAAGAAGTCTTAGAGGTTGTTAACACCCTGGAAGAACCCGAAGCAAAGGCCAGATTACTGACTGAAATTGCCATGAAATTTGCAGGTATCGCCCAAGAAGAACGCGCGCAAACTCTCTTGACTGATGCCTTAATCGCCGCGAATGATATTGAAGAAGACTCGGTGCGGGTTCGGGCTAAAACTGCGATCGCCAGCGCCTATTTTCAACTGGGACAAGCCGAAACCGCTGCGGACTTGCTCTCGGATGCATTAGCAACAGCAAATAACTTAGATGACTCCGGGGTAAAATCTAGCTTATTAGCCGAGATTGCCCTCACCTATGACACGCTTGGATTTGGCGATCGCTCCTTAGCGATTTTATCCGAAAGTCGTGACATTGCCCGTGACAGGCGATCGGCAGAATCCGCCGCCCTCTTTCCCTTTGAACCCACCGGGTGGGAAGGGCAAGTGGGACTGGGGGCTTCCTTCTTTTCCGGGGACAAAATCACCAGTGAAACCACCTTTAACTTCGCACTGGAACGCCAATGGCCAACGGATGAAGTAAATTTCAGAATTAGTTTTACCAATGACTATGATGATAGTCGAGTTCCTCCAGAAGACGATAATCAAATCAAGGGTCAAATTGATGCAGAATATCGCCATCATGCCACGGAACGCTATCAATATTTTATCAGTTCCTTAGTCCGGCGGGATGAACCCGATGGGATTGATGTTCGGACCAATTTATATACGGGTCCAGGGATTAACATCTGGCGCGCCGGTCCCGATCGCTCCTTTGATATGCAGTTGGGTCTAGGTATTCGTTATGAAGACTCCAACCGCCGCCGGGATGATTTGGATTTTCCCGTGGCTCAGTATCGAATGCGCTATAAAGATGTGTACTTTGATTTTCTTACCCTGCGTCAGTTCTTCACCTTTGAACTGCCCTTTGATGATTTGGAAGACTATTATATAGAATCTTCTACGACGTTAAGAATTCCCATTATTCAAGGATGGTCGTTTAATAACAACTTGATTTTGAGATATGCTAGTAACCCATCTCTGGATGATCCTAATTTACGGGTTGATTTCGTCACGGGAATTGAGTATCAATTTTAG
- a CDS encoding FAD-dependent hydroxylase — MPLQQLTRETPVTPGSQSAFDYDVAIAGGGIAGTTLAASLKDSGLKVVLIEALPPSVAASRNQVYALSLLSGQIFQAVGVWERILPKITPFNQISLSDSGQEGVRFQPADLGRETLGYVGEHQVLLSALQDFLTDCANVTWNCPAEVVGVDYQPDGVVVEVQSRVEENPKTQRIRTRVLIAADGARSRIREAANIKTRGWKYWQSCITVQVKPEKPHANIAYERFWPSGPFAILPLTENRCNIVWTAPHEEAKALAALDEAEFLVELQKRYGEQMGRVQPISDRRVFSVQLMQSSRYVQSRLALIGDAAHCCHPVGGQGQNLGIRDAAAIAEILTQAHHRGEDIGSLGVLKRYERWRKLENLTILGFTDLLDRLFSNQFLPAVILRHLGLWGLRTLPPVKQFALRLMTGQLGRHPETVKALSVPSSSSL; from the coding sequence ATGCCCTTACAGCAGCTTACTCGCGAAACACCTGTTACTCCCGGATCCCAATCGGCTTTTGATTATGATGTGGCGATCGCCGGTGGTGGAATTGCTGGGACAACTTTAGCCGCCTCTTTAAAAGATTCAGGTTTAAAAGTTGTGCTAATTGAGGCATTGCCGCCGTCGGTTGCCGCTTCCCGAAATCAAGTGTATGCGCTTTCCCTGTTGTCCGGGCAAATTTTCCAGGCGGTGGGGGTGTGGGAGCGGATTTTACCGAAAATTACCCCATTTAATCAAATTAGTCTCTCGGATTCTGGACAAGAAGGGGTGCGCTTTCAACCGGCAGATTTAGGTCGAGAAACCCTCGGTTATGTGGGGGAACATCAGGTATTACTCTCGGCGTTGCAGGATTTTCTCACGGATTGTGCCAATGTGACTTGGAACTGTCCGGCGGAGGTTGTGGGAGTGGACTACCAACCCGATGGCGTGGTGGTAGAAGTCCAGTCGCGGGTTGAGGAAAACCCCAAAACCCAACGAATTCGCACCCGGGTGTTAATTGCGGCGGATGGGGCACGATCGCGGATTCGGGAAGCAGCAAACATCAAAACTCGCGGTTGGAAATATTGGCAATCCTGTATTACAGTTCAAGTTAAACCGGAAAAACCTCATGCCAATATTGCTTACGAACGATTTTGGCCCAGCGGACCCTTTGCCATTTTACCCCTGACAGAAAATCGCTGTAATATTGTCTGGACTGCACCCCATGAAGAAGCCAAAGCCTTAGCTGCCTTGGATGAAGCGGAATTTTTAGTGGAACTCCAGAAACGGTACGGGGAACAAATGGGACGAGTCCAACCGATTAGCGATCGCCGAGTATTTTCCGTACAACTGATGCAAAGCAGTCGCTATGTGCAATCACGCCTTGCCTTAATTGGAGATGCGGCCCATTGTTGCCATCCCGTGGGGGGACAAGGGCAAAATTTGGGGATTCGGGATGCAGCAGCGATCGCCGAAATTCTCACTCAAGCACATCACAGGGGAGAAGATATCGGGTCCCTGGGAGTCCTCAAACGATATGAACGCTGGCGAAAACTGGAAAATCTGACCATTCTAGGCTTTACTGACCTGCTCGATCGCCTTTTTTCTAATCAATTCTTACCGGCAGTTATCCTCCGTCATCTCGGATTATGGGGATTGCGAACCCTTCCCCCAGTCAAGCAGTTCGCCCTCCGATTAATGACAGGACAACTGGGACGACATCCTGAAACCGTGAAAGCGTTATCGGTCCCATCGAGTTCCTCCTTGTGA
- a CDS encoding peptidoglycan DD-metalloendopeptidase family protein — MNIQQLAIGTLAAIVTADLTQEASVSPNAGSRALASPGSNEVRDPHPLGEDALQHYAVLIPGDRDKMLDPSLNDFNPSDLTLRASFVPPMPLTDLEGHWAKEFIEVLQAQGIILGFPDGSFQPDAAMTQAQFATVLQRAFQDRYLPQDERLSAEVLEDGWAQTAIAVASEMGWMGGEPNQGFEPNQPIPRLQVLVALVNGLNLKPPRDILGNVETYFSSSSASIPPYAQEPLAGAILLLQKLEQHGQIYGGTTPNDWFSNPDRIATRGEVAAFIYQALAIVEAESSGTEVPTVSRSQSFTPTGESPEITTSLFPPLPAESVVTLFPQSPDTAEGPEDSLDNFHQSDRPAVESRFSLPSNRWGIGGEGFAITSTSLEPSPDLNVQAVPTDETVPVGDRFQPTWEGPDRPSESLNALLPPRPVTPTPSETSVDPLENSISLRLETLRGRIQSTPSPVPELPPLAAASFYLPEPGELFQGYIWPARGVFTSGFGMRWGRMHKGIDIAGPIGTPIMAAATGIVTFAGWNSGGYGNLVEIEHPDGSLTRYAHNHRILVSAGQEVIQGQLIAEMGSTGNSTGPHLHFELYPPGTDAADPLAYLPGDRQKLRVDSTVGQAVYSR, encoded by the coding sequence ATGAACATTCAACAGCTTGCAATTGGCACTTTAGCGGCCATTGTGACAGCAGATTTAACCCAAGAGGCCAGTGTCAGTCCCAATGCAGGTTCCCGAGCACTGGCATCCCCAGGGAGTAACGAAGTCCGCGACCCTCACCCCCTTGGAGAGGATGCCTTACAGCACTATGCTGTACTCATCCCTGGCGATCGGGACAAAATGCTGGATCCAAGTCTAAATGACTTCAATCCTAGCGATCTCACTTTGAGGGCCTCTTTTGTGCCTCCAATGCCATTAACGGACCTAGAAGGTCACTGGGCCAAAGAATTTATTGAAGTGCTGCAAGCTCAGGGAATTATTCTCGGCTTCCCCGATGGCAGTTTTCAACCCGATGCCGCCATGACCCAGGCCCAATTTGCGACCGTGCTGCAACGAGCGTTCCAAGACCGCTATCTCCCCCAGGATGAGCGGTTGAGTGCAGAGGTTCTGGAGGATGGCTGGGCGCAAACGGCGATCGCTGTGGCATCGGAAATGGGATGGATGGGAGGAGAGCCCAACCAAGGGTTTGAACCCAACCAACCGATCCCCCGATTGCAAGTGTTAGTTGCCCTAGTCAATGGCTTAAACTTAAAACCCCCCAGGGACATCCTGGGAAATGTAGAGACTTATTTTTCATCTTCCTCGGCATCTATTCCCCCCTATGCACAAGAACCCCTAGCGGGGGCGATTCTCCTCTTGCAGAAACTGGAACAGCATGGGCAGATCTATGGAGGGACAACTCCGAATGACTGGTTTTCCAATCCCGATCGCATCGCCACCCGTGGGGAAGTCGCCGCTTTTATTTACCAGGCCCTGGCGATCGTCGAGGCAGAATCCTCCGGAACAGAGGTTCCCACGGTTTCTAGGTCTCAATCTTTCACCCCCACCGGGGAAAGTCCGGAAATAACTACATCCCTGTTTCCCCCCTTACCCGCAGAAAGCGTGGTCACCCTGTTTCCTCAATCCCCGGACACCGCTGAGGGTCCGGAGGACTCCCTGGATAACTTCCATCAGAGCGATCGCCCCGCAGTTGAGTCCCGATTCTCCTTACCCAGTAACCGTTGGGGGATTGGGGGTGAGGGATTTGCCATCACCTCCACCAGTCTTGAACCCTCCCCCGATCTCAACGTCCAAGCAGTTCCCACCGATGAGACAGTGCCGGTGGGCGATCGCTTTCAACCCACTTGGGAAGGGCCGGACCGCCCCTCGGAAAGCCTCAACGCCCTATTACCCCCTCGTCCCGTCACCCCTACCCCATCTGAAACGTCCGTAGACCCCCTGGAAAACAGCATCAGCCTCCGTTTGGAAACCTTACGCGGCAGAATTCAATCGACTCCCTCCCCGGTCCCTGAACTACCCCCCCTAGCAGCAGCCAGTTTCTACCTTCCAGAACCCGGTGAACTCTTTCAAGGCTATATCTGGCCCGCCCGAGGCGTCTTTACCTCCGGTTTCGGAATGCGCTGGGGACGAATGCACAAGGGGATTGATATTGCTGGACCCATTGGCACACCGATTATGGCGGCAGCAACAGGCATCGTCACCTTTGCCGGCTGGAATTCTGGTGGATATGGCAACTTAGTGGAAATTGAGCATCCCGATGGCAGTCTCACTCGCTACGCTCACAATCATCGCATTTTGGTCAGTGCCGGTCAGGAGGTGATTCAAGGTCAATTGATTGCAGAAATGGGCAGTACGGGCAATAGTACAGGTCCTCACTTACATTTTGAACTCTATCCTCCGGGGACCGATGCGGCGGATCCGTTAGCCTATCTTCCTGGCGATCGCCAGAAGTTGCGGGTCGATTCTACGGTGGGACAAGCGGTCTATTCTAGGTGA
- a CDS encoding mechanosensitive ion channel family protein translates to MKPSRTVNPSRIGQFKPLIGATIITLLALIGLLSLTPMPSAGATINPSNLEWVAPVGQSQEAIARAQPELYIAQFRSEWLNQELQQAQAAVSLDGRRLFFVTRAGEYPADVRAEVIESQLQSVADSAMPFELEVRQTNQLPAIYLNDRLLVTVTAGDTEDNFTPQAQAEVWMRDIQEALEQARREREGRFIQRSVIEAIAVIIAVLVLNLGLTQLWRRYRQPLRDRFRGTNSEGEPDNSIGAIDLLFTLLGTLFRIVLAVGTILYIANLFPLSRQWSYQITTILITSFTTPIITLTERSYSVIDLLIISGMLITVVAISGMATNALRSRVLRLAGLNRGAEEAISIVTKYSLIIVGTVVLLQLWGLDITSLTIVASALGVGIGFGFQDIAKNFGSGIVLVFERRIQIGDFVEVGQYVGTIERIGGRSTTIQTLDRIFIIVPNSRFLETEVINWSHRNPVSRLHLPVGVAYTSDVRQVENALLDAAKGHPDVLLVPPPRVFFKGFGSSSLDFELLIWISEPSQQFGIKSDLYFRIFSLLHHIGVEIPFSQRDLHVRSGTLPVQLSPELEQALLKWLDRNGHGNPR, encoded by the coding sequence GTGAAACCAAGCAGAACCGTTAATCCCTCTCGAATTGGGCAGTTTAAACCCCTGATCGGGGCAACCATCATCACCTTGCTGGCCCTCATCGGACTCCTGTCCCTAACTCCGATGCCTAGTGCTGGAGCCACCATAAACCCTTCAAATCTGGAGTGGGTTGCACCAGTGGGACAGTCCCAGGAGGCGATCGCCAGGGCGCAACCCGAACTCTACATCGCTCAATTTCGGTCGGAATGGCTCAATCAGGAACTCCAACAAGCACAAGCTGCCGTTAGTTTGGATGGGAGACGCCTTTTCTTTGTCACTCGTGCAGGGGAATATCCCGCCGATGTTCGCGCCGAGGTGATTGAATCTCAGCTCCAATCCGTTGCAGATTCGGCAATGCCCTTTGAATTAGAGGTGCGCCAAACTAATCAACTGCCCGCCATTTACCTCAACGATCGCCTCTTAGTCACCGTCACTGCCGGGGATACGGAGGATAACTTCACCCCCCAAGCTCAAGCTGAAGTTTGGATGCGGGATATTCAAGAGGCTCTAGAACAAGCTAGAAGAGAACGGGAAGGTCGATTTATCCAGCGATCGGTGATTGAAGCCATTGCCGTTATCATCGCAGTCTTGGTCCTGAATCTTGGATTAACCCAACTATGGCGACGGTATCGCCAGCCCTTGCGCGATCGCTTTAGAGGCACAAACTCCGAGGGAGAACCCGACAACTCCATCGGGGCGATCGATTTGTTATTCACCCTCTTAGGCACGCTCTTCCGCATCGTCTTGGCAGTGGGGACCATTCTTTATATTGCCAACCTCTTCCCCTTAAGCCGACAATGGAGCTACCAGATCACCACCATCCTGATCACCTCCTTTACCACCCCCATTATCACCCTGACCGAACGCTCTTACAGCGTCATCGATCTACTGATTATCTCCGGGATGCTGATTACAGTAGTCGCCATCTCAGGAATGGCAACCAATGCCCTGCGATCGCGGGTGTTGCGTCTAGCGGGACTGAATCGGGGTGCAGAAGAAGCCATCTCCATCGTCACCAAATACTCCCTGATCATTGTCGGTACCGTCGTCCTCCTACAACTCTGGGGACTGGATATCACCTCTCTCACCATCGTTGCTAGTGCCTTGGGTGTGGGGATTGGTTTCGGGTTTCAGGATATCGCCAAAAACTTTGGCAGTGGAATTGTCCTCGTTTTTGAGCGTCGCATTCAAATCGGGGATTTTGTCGAAGTCGGGCAGTATGTCGGAACCATTGAGCGCATCGGGGGTCGCAGTACCACTATCCAAACCTTAGACCGGATTTTTATTATTGTGCCGAATTCCCGGTTTTTGGAAACCGAGGTGATTAACTGGTCCCACCGCAACCCGGTCTCTCGATTGCATCTGCCCGTTGGCGTGGCCTATACTTCTGATGTTCGCCAGGTCGAAAATGCCCTATTAGATGCAGCGAAGGGACATCCTGATGTCTTGCTGGTTCCCCCACCCCGAGTGTTTTTCAAAGGGTTTGGCAGCAGTTCTTTAGATTTTGAACTACTGATCTGGATCTCAGAACCGAGTCAGCAGTTTGGGATTAAAAGCGATTTGTATTTCCGGATTTTCTCCTTGCTGCACCATATCGGGGTAGAAATTCCATTTTCTCAACGAGATTTGCACGTTCGGTCCGGAACCTTGCCGGTGCAACTTTCCCCAGAACTGGAACAGGCATTATTGAAATGGCTCGATCGCAATGGACATGGTAACCCGAGGTAG